The following are encoded together in the Anabrus simplex isolate iqAnaSimp1 chromosome 5, ASM4041472v1, whole genome shotgun sequence genome:
- the LOC137500964 gene encoding glycine-rich protein 1-like, producing the protein MKAFVCFSAALLLLVVTFCNCNEEEATGNGEAGTEFGVNGDAEAGGAGGADEADAGAGAGAGMNAEMDVTGAAGAGR; encoded by the exons ATGAAGGCATTTGTGTGCTTCTCCGCAGCTCTCTTGCTTTTG GTTGTGACCTTCTGCAATTGTAATGAGGAGGAAGCAACTGGCAATGGGGAGGCTGGTACTGAGTTTGGGGTCAATGGTGATGCCGAGGCAGGTGGTGCTGGTGGAGCGGATGAAGCTGATGCAGGAGCAGGAGCAGGAGCTGGAATGAACGCAGAAATGGATGTCACTGGAGCTGCAGGAGCTGGACGCTAA